One region of Epilithonimonas zeae genomic DNA includes:
- a CDS encoding IS3 family transposase (programmed frameshift) has protein sequence MKGERKIYDPAFKTKAVELSKERTNVSELARELGIAVTLLYKWRKEYEEFGERSFPGNGKLKLTPEQEKIHELEKKLKDAELERDIFKKSNRHLLQERSLKYKFIKNNESIFPIEKMCNVLKLCSSGYYKWKNRPCSKKLLLKEKIKQQITSIYFSSKQRYGSPRITSELNSLGYKISRVTVAKYMKELGLRSKLSKKFKVTTNSKHNYLVVENVLDRNFIAEKPAQVWVSDITYIQTKEGFLYLTTVIDLYDRKIIGWSLSNGMSTEETSLSAWKMAVKNRKIGESLIFHSDRGVQYASRKFANTLEFYGVTRSMSRRGNCWDNAVAESFFKSLKTELIYGNKLITKEKMELEIFEYIEIWYNKKRRHSALNYQTIEEFNNQNKIYQNVA, from the exons ATGAAAGGAGAGCGAAAAATCTACGATCCTGCTTTTAAAACCAAAGCTGTTGAGCTAAGCAAAGAACGAACTAATGTGTCAGAACTCGCAAGGGAGCTGGGAATCGCAGTCACGCTGCTTTACAAATGGCGTAAGGAGTACGAAGAATTTGGAGAAAGAAGTTTTCCAGGGAATGGAAAACTGAAACTGACACCCGAACAGGAAAAGATTCATGAGCTGGAAAAAAAGTTGAAGGATGCAGAATTAGAACGAGATATAT TTAAAAAAAGCAATCGGCATCTTCTCCAAGAGCGGTCGCTGAAATATAAATTCATAAAAAATAATGAATCTATTTTCCCGATTGAAAAGATGTGCAATGTTTTAAAACTATGTTCCAGTGGTTATTACAAATGGAAAAACAGGCCTTGCAGCAAGAAATTGCTTTTGAAGGAAAAAATAAAACAGCAAATCACTTCAATATATTTTTCATCAAAACAGCGCTATGGCAGCCCTAGGATTACGTCTGAGCTAAATTCCTTGGGTTACAAAATATCCCGAGTCACAGTGGCTAAATATATGAAAGAGCTTGGACTGCGAAGTAAACTGAGCAAGAAATTTAAAGTGACTACAAACTCTAAACACAATTATTTGGTGGTAGAAAATGTGCTGGACAGGAATTTTATAGCCGAAAAACCTGCGCAAGTTTGGGTTTCTGATATTACCTACATTCAAACCAAAGAAGGATTTTTGTACTTGACAACAGTGATTGATTTGTATGATCGGAAAATCATTGGATGGAGTTTAAGCAACGGAATGAGCACCGAAGAGACAAGTCTTTCTGCCTGGAAAATGGCTGTCAAAAACAGAAAAATAGGGGAAAGTCTAATTTTTCATAGCGACAGAGGCGTTCAATATGCAAGCAGAAAATTTGCAAATACTCTGGAATTTTATGGAGTTACAAGAAGCATGAGCCGGAGAGGAAATTGTTGGGATAACGCTGTGGCAGAGAGCTTTTTCAAATCTTTGAAAACAGAACTGATTTATGGAAACAAGCTTATTACAAAAGAAAAAATGGAGCTGGAAATATTTGAATATATTGAAATATGGTACAACAAAAAAAGACGCCACAGTGCCTTGAATTATCAAACTATTGAAGAGTTTAACAATCAAAACAAAATTTATCAAAATGTAGCTTAA
- a CDS encoding T9SS type A sorting domain-containing protein: MKKIFTLLSVLPAYLFYGGLASAQQTIYTESFSYPAGGLPPGWEIKAEQPPGWSINNSQISGGTAPELYMTYGMQVGLSRLVSPVINTAGHKRLALSYNQYLINFLGDAGETIGADVTFDGGQTWQTLWEKPLGTLNIPQDRFTYFITVPENATQIQYAFRYDGSNFFINGWAVDDVRIDAVPDKDLLVSQISGNTSVNAGQSAMLMVEVTNGGQLTQSNYNIKLKSSSGTELASVAGDPISFGEKSQKILTWTPQESDMPQQSVYALVELSGDENTTNDQSRDLAVHIMKDGTKNVQIGSGSFTLQHSIPFNFFNFYSLGQSMYTSQQIGTNNAKITGLQYTCQFDEDNNDIPIQIFLAETDQEDLSSEWLTPSSFTKVFDGKMNFKKGFNQLYIPLQNSFNYSGKNLVVYTNKSHPQMVLWSTFIGTFSEEPIYSRSRDGDEQPFDALNPPEGFPVLYVPNLTLFFEDGTMSVIDDVSKSALVQVYPNPVTDILKIKTQPNSRLMNISLINSAGQIVLNQDMTDSRTELNVSSLPSGYYIAQIETSSGIVSKKILINH, translated from the coding sequence ATGAAGAAAATTTTTACTTTGCTTTCAGTCCTTCCTGCTTATCTTTTCTATGGAGGTCTGGCATCTGCTCAGCAGACGATTTATACAGAAAGCTTTTCTTATCCTGCTGGTGGTCTGCCGCCTGGTTGGGAAATCAAAGCAGAACAACCACCGGGCTGGTCTATCAATAATTCGCAGATATCAGGCGGAACAGCCCCCGAACTTTATATGACCTACGGGATGCAGGTCGGTTTGAGCCGATTGGTTTCGCCGGTGATCAATACCGCAGGACATAAGCGACTGGCTTTATCTTACAATCAATATCTAATTAATTTCCTTGGCGATGCAGGGGAAACTATTGGAGCGGATGTGACATTTGACGGTGGCCAAACCTGGCAAACACTTTGGGAAAAACCTTTAGGGACACTTAACATTCCACAGGATCGTTTCACTTACTTTATCACAGTTCCTGAAAATGCAACACAAATACAATATGCCTTCCGTTACGATGGCAGTAACTTTTTTATCAATGGATGGGCAGTTGATGATGTAAGAATTGACGCTGTACCTGACAAAGATCTTTTGGTAAGTCAAATCAGTGGTAACACTTCTGTGAATGCCGGACAATCTGCTATGCTTATGGTTGAGGTTACCAACGGCGGACAATTAACACAGAGTAATTACAATATCAAATTGAAATCAAGTAGCGGTACAGAACTGGCATCCGTTGCAGGAGATCCCATTAGTTTCGGAGAAAAATCACAGAAGATCCTGACTTGGACACCACAGGAAAGCGATATGCCTCAACAATCGGTTTATGCCTTGGTAGAACTTTCAGGCGATGAAAATACAACTAACGACCAATCCCGAGATCTGGCAGTACATATTATGAAAGATGGAACCAAAAACGTACAGATCGGCTCTGGATCTTTTACACTGCAGCATTCCATCCCATTTAATTTTTTCAATTTTTATAGTTTAGGGCAGAGTATGTATACTTCGCAACAGATTGGAACAAATAACGCTAAAATTACCGGATTGCAATATACTTGTCAGTTTGATGAAGACAATAATGACATTCCGATTCAGATATTTTTGGCTGAGACTGATCAGGAAGATTTGTCTTCAGAATGGTTAACACCGTCATCTTTTACTAAAGTTTTTGATGGTAAAATGAATTTTAAGAAAGGTTTCAACCAGCTTTATATACCGCTTCAGAATTCTTTCAATTATTCAGGAAAAAATCTTGTAGTTTATACCAATAAAAGTCATCCACAAATGGTGCTATGGTCAACATTTATTGGTACCTTTTCCGAAGAGCCTATTTACTCCCGAAGCAGAGACGGTGACGAACAGCCTTTTGATGCTTTGAACCCACCAGAAGGTTTCCCTGTTCTTTATGTTCCCAACCTGACTTTATTTTTTGAAGATGGTACAATGTCAGTCATTGATGACGTCTCTAAATCAGCGCTTGTACAGGTCTACCCTAATCCTGTGACTGACATCCTGAAAATAAAAACGCAACCGAACAGCAGGCTAATGAATATAAGTCTTATTAATTCTGCAGGACAAATTGTACTAAATCAAGATATGACTGACAGCAGAACAGAATTGAATGTGAGTTCTCTTCCATCAGGTTATTATATTGCACAGATCGAAACCTCTTCAGGAATTGTAAGTAAAAAAATCCTAATCAACCACTAA
- a CDS encoding sensor histidine kinase, which produces MKRSYILTLPSIRKLISLSKIILLLILCLSCEYKNNKSNDHQENYDSQFNEIHKLVYENPSLARRSASQILKQISKENVEAKVICLKYIGSSYAFETQYSEAITYYKKALSFAEKLNFYYEIGNLNNNLGTIYNEFGNYRAAYMYFVKALQNYDLSGHKEKKTGTLNNIGLTYLNLNHYDKALGYFKKALNSSTINNDSILTATILNNIAICNFSKKDTNRGMKNLRQSILLSEKAHNLYGTCVSYQIMGNTYLSLNEKSKAYNAYSKSVVIAKNAGLVHLLAVSKVGLARLALSENNTAKAKLLADEVMAVSEQNNSQSLKADALQLLASIYESRKDYKESLKYFEAHTKLKEEMTNSSIVNQIYDVEVDYLNQLNQLQTLELEKKELAISNKNIILLLMSLVFMIIFGGLYFLYRNHQNKQKVKLQETIIELNRRKSNAALEAEIRERKRIGRELHDSLGYLLSLAGLNASVLQKRNDINEIKKSELIAALMESINEAFDEVRNISHNLAPSLLSEQGIKGALKNIADKVNQSGKIKMSFDTFGLQQHLDDLIENILYRTIQEIVNNTIKHADASELFVQVAKDSHQITLISEDNGRGFDVEKLEDEASFGLAHIRSWIENLNGSMHIDSKINRGTIISIMIPINIE; this is translated from the coding sequence ATGAAACGGTCCTATATTCTTACTTTACCCAGTATCCGCAAGCTTATATCTCTCAGCAAAATTATACTACTGCTGATTCTATGTCTATCCTGTGAGTATAAGAATAATAAATCAAATGACCATCAAGAAAATTACGACAGTCAATTTAATGAGATACATAAGCTCGTTTATGAGAACCCATCATTAGCTCGCCGAAGCGCTTCACAGATTCTAAAACAAATTTCTAAAGAAAATGTTGAGGCTAAGGTTATATGTCTGAAATACATCGGTTCGTCTTATGCATTTGAAACACAGTATTCAGAAGCGATCACATATTACAAAAAAGCATTATCGTTTGCAGAGAAGTTAAATTTCTATTATGAAATCGGCAATCTAAATAACAATCTAGGTACCATTTATAATGAATTTGGGAACTATAGAGCCGCATATATGTATTTTGTAAAGGCTCTTCAAAATTATGATTTGTCTGGACACAAAGAAAAAAAAACAGGAACACTTAACAATATTGGATTAACATACCTTAATCTTAATCATTACGATAAAGCGTTGGGTTATTTTAAAAAAGCCCTCAACTCAAGCACGATCAATAATGATAGCATCCTTACCGCTACCATCCTCAATAATATAGCGATATGCAATTTTTCTAAAAAGGATACCAATAGAGGAATGAAAAACCTTCGGCAATCAATACTATTATCTGAGAAAGCTCATAACCTATACGGAACTTGTGTATCTTATCAGATTATGGGCAATACTTATTTATCACTGAATGAAAAAAGCAAAGCTTATAATGCCTATTCAAAGAGTGTTGTAATAGCAAAAAACGCAGGCCTTGTTCATCTTCTTGCCGTCTCCAAAGTGGGGCTGGCCAGACTTGCGTTATCTGAAAATAATACTGCTAAAGCCAAACTATTAGCTGATGAAGTTATGGCGGTATCTGAACAAAATAACAGCCAGTCTCTAAAAGCAGATGCTCTTCAGCTTTTAGCTAGTATTTATGAGAGTAGGAAAGATTACAAAGAGAGCCTGAAGTATTTCGAAGCGCATACGAAACTGAAGGAAGAGATGACTAATAGCTCGATTGTTAATCAGATCTATGATGTGGAAGTAGATTATCTCAACCAGCTCAATCAGCTTCAGACACTAGAGCTGGAAAAGAAAGAGCTCGCTATCAGTAATAAAAATATTATACTGCTACTGATGTCTTTGGTATTTATGATTATTTTTGGAGGGCTCTATTTTCTATACCGTAACCATCAGAATAAGCAGAAAGTAAAACTTCAGGAAACCATCATCGAGTTGAACAGGCGAAAATCCAACGCGGCACTTGAAGCTGAGATCAGAGAAAGAAAAAGAATTGGACGTGAGTTGCACGACAGTCTCGGGTATCTGTTATCTTTAGCAGGTCTTAATGCCAGTGTTTTACAGAAACGCAACGATATTAATGAAATCAAAAAAAGTGAACTTATTGCAGCTCTAATGGAAAGTATTAATGAGGCATTCGATGAGGTAAGAAATATTTCCCACAATCTGGCTCCATCACTATTATCAGAACAAGGCATCAAAGGTGCTTTAAAAAATATCGCAGATAAGGTTAACCAAAGCGGTAAGATTAAAATGAGTTTTGATACCTTTGGTCTGCAGCAGCATTTAGATGATCTGATAGAGAATATCCTCTACCGTACCATTCAGGAAATAGTGAATAATACTATCAAACATGCGGATGCATCTGAATTATTTGTTCAGGTTGCCAAGGACTCCCATCAGATTACGCTGATCTCTGAAGACAATGGAAGAGGATTCGATGTTGAAAAACTTGAAGACGAAGCAAGTTTTGGGCTGGCACATATCAGATCGTGGATAGAAAACTTAAACGGTAGTATGCATATTGATTCAAAAATAAACAGAGGAACAATTATTAGTATAATGATTCCCATAAACATTGAATAA
- a CDS encoding response regulator transcription factor, with product MADHTIKVLIVDDHQLMIEGLKVLLEDELWIKVVSGAASMDEAIKILEEQQVDIILMDINMPEISGIDMTKKIRELYPAVKVIALTMHEDISVISKMIKAGASGYILKRTNMQEVVDAIRAVHQNGRYLSASVQHVIMDNLMSPEELLDAAEEDKPVLSSRELEVLRLIAKEFSNEQIGEALYISERTVEAHRRNIFIKTKTKSIVGLIKYALNEGLVELD from the coding sequence ATGGCAGATCACACAATAAAGGTTTTGATAGTGGACGATCATCAATTGATGATCGAGGGACTCAAAGTACTTCTTGAAGATGAATTATGGATCAAAGTAGTCTCTGGTGCAGCATCAATGGATGAAGCAATCAAAATTTTAGAGGAGCAGCAGGTTGATATTATTCTAATGGATATCAATATGCCTGAAATATCGGGAATAGATATGACCAAGAAGATCAGAGAACTCTACCCGGCAGTCAAAGTTATTGCTTTAACCATGCACGAAGATATTTCAGTTATTTCAAAAATGATCAAGGCTGGTGCTTCGGGCTACATTCTAAAAAGGACGAATATGCAAGAGGTAGTTGATGCTATTAGAGCGGTTCATCAAAACGGTCGCTACCTTAGTGCCAGTGTCCAGCACGTCATAATGGATAATCTGATGAGTCCCGAAGAGCTTTTAGATGCTGCTGAAGAAGACAAGCCTGTATTGTCGTCCAGGGAACTGGAAGTACTTCGACTAATTGCTAAAGAGTTTAGTAACGAACAGATTGGAGAAGCACTGTATATCAGTGAACGGACTGTAGAAGCACATCGGAGAAATATCTTTATCAAAACAAAAACCAAGTCTATCGTAGGATTAATTAAATATGCACTTAATGAAGGGCTTGTGGAATTGGATTAA
- a CDS encoding ArsR family transcriptional regulator → MSEKQNKKPVKLCYEHIGGKLGELLLERFIAKGWIEKADPKEKNYLITAIGEIEFAKLGIDLSKIKS, encoded by the coding sequence ATGAGTGAGAAACAAAATAAAAAACCAGTTAAACTATGTTATGAACATATCGGTGGAAAGCTTGGTGAACTTTTACTGGAACGGTTTATAGCCAAGGGATGGATTGAAAAAGCTGATCCTAAAGAGAAAAATTATTTAATCACTGCAATAGGAGAGATTGAGTTCGCTAAACTAGGCATTGATCTATCAAAAATCAAATCATAA
- a CDS encoding helix-turn-helix domain-containing protein: MVEADQAISDFVYCFSAFHNIAAIEEGIIIPNGKIDLVLSLDDKGQFHISLLGLETEPKMTPKQTFTKFFSISFEPLAVEYILRTEVADLLNSGKKMPDNFWGFTAEDLSDFEVFCLKASRVITSLIPNEVDQRKQLLFAELRMANGEVKVGEIAEKLGWSSRQINQYFNRFLGVSLKTYCRILRFQSSLRHIWEGELYPQLSYTDQSHFIKEVKKLSGVSPKELSRNENSRFLQFLVYDKK; the protein is encoded by the coding sequence TTGGTAGAAGCCGACCAAGCTATTTCTGATTTTGTCTACTGTTTTTCGGCCTTCCATAACATAGCGGCAATTGAAGAAGGCATTATTATTCCTAACGGTAAGATAGACCTGGTATTGTCCCTTGATGATAAAGGGCAATTCCATATCAGTCTTTTAGGTCTGGAAACTGAGCCGAAGATGACACCGAAGCAGACGTTTACCAAATTCTTCTCTATCAGTTTTGAACCGTTGGCGGTTGAATACATCCTTCGAACTGAGGTTGCTGACCTGCTTAACAGCGGTAAGAAAATGCCTGATAATTTCTGGGGATTCACAGCTGAGGATCTTTCTGACTTCGAGGTTTTCTGTTTAAAAGCATCCCGCGTCATCACCTCTCTCATTCCTAATGAAGTAGATCAGAGGAAACAGCTTCTTTTTGCAGAATTACGGATGGCAAATGGAGAAGTTAAAGTAGGAGAAATTGCAGAAAAGCTGGGTTGGAGTTCCCGACAGATCAATCAATATTTCAATCGTTTCTTAGGCGTTTCATTAAAAACCTACTGCAGAATTCTGCGCTTTCAGTCTTCATTGCGACACATCTGGGAGGGTGAATTATATCCGCAGCTAAGCTACACAGACCAATCCCATTTTATCAAAGAAGTAAAAAAATTATCCGGCGTATCACCGAAGGAACTCAGCCGTAATGAAAATAGCCGATTTTTACAATTTTTAGTTTACGATAAGAAATAG
- a CDS encoding FAD-dependent oxidoreductase — MLLENKKVVIIGAGPGGLTLARLLQQKNIKVQVYERDYDKNARVKGSPLDLHQDSGLAALKEAGLMEAFQQNFLRGADREKIMDQNSEIHYSDHHHKKEDDFNNKYFRPEIDRGVLRSILLQSLMPNTVVWNSHFISMEPQDNGWLLHFKDSASVYADLVIGADGANSKIRSYITDIKPFYTGITMLEGHIEDASRNAPVINTLLEGGKIMAFGNNQNLLMGQKSNGDIGYYASFRAPEDWRRHNGILHYNNNEVLQWFQLAYSQWNPIWEQLFTAATPPLIPRPIYCVPLDQYWVANHNVTVLGDAAHVMPPFAGEGVNMAMLDALKLSQLLTADAKTNMLETIAAYEEEMRARTSVIAQESLQNGEIMHNEDALKSMVEMFSRH, encoded by the coding sequence ATGCTATTAGAAAATAAGAAAGTTGTCATTATCGGTGCGGGTCCCGGAGGTCTTACACTTGCAAGACTTCTCCAACAAAAGAATATTAAAGTCCAGGTTTATGAGAGAGATTATGATAAAAATGCCAGAGTAAAGGGTTCGCCATTAGACCTGCATCAGGATTCGGGACTGGCAGCACTGAAAGAAGCTGGTCTTATGGAGGCGTTCCAACAAAATTTTCTCCGTGGTGCAGACCGTGAAAAAATTATGGATCAAAACTCAGAGATCCACTACAGCGACCATCACCATAAAAAAGAAGACGATTTTAATAATAAATATTTTCGTCCCGAGATTGACCGCGGCGTGCTTCGCAGCATTTTACTTCAATCCCTAATGCCGAATACTGTCGTGTGGAACAGTCATTTTATCTCGATGGAACCTCAGGACAATGGTTGGCTACTTCACTTTAAAGATTCTGCTTCAGTTTACGCTGATTTGGTAATTGGTGCAGACGGTGCTAACAGTAAAATTCGCTCCTATATCACTGATATTAAACCTTTCTATACAGGTATTACAATGCTGGAAGGACATATTGAGGATGCTTCCCGCAATGCACCTGTTATTAATACACTTTTGGAAGGGGGCAAAATTATGGCATTTGGCAACAATCAAAATCTTTTGATGGGACAGAAAAGTAATGGTGATATAGGATATTATGCCAGCTTTAGAGCACCAGAGGATTGGAGAAGACATAATGGAATTCTTCATTATAACAACAATGAGGTCTTGCAGTGGTTTCAGTTAGCTTACAGTCAGTGGAATCCTATCTGGGAACAATTATTTACTGCTGCCACACCGCCGCTTATTCCAAGACCGATCTATTGCGTGCCATTGGATCAGTATTGGGTTGCTAATCATAATGTGACCGTTTTAGGAGACGCTGCTCACGTGATGCCGCCTTTTGCAGGCGAAGGCGTTAACATGGCTATGCTTGATGCTTTGAAATTGAGCCAATTGCTGACTGCAGATGCTAAAACAAATATGCTGGAGACCATTGCTGCTTACGAGGAAGAAATGAGAGCAAGAACATCTGTTATAGCTCAAGAATCCCTTCAAAATGGAGAAATCATGCATAACGAAGATGCCCTGAAGTCCATGGTTGAAATGTTTTCAAGGCATTAG
- a CDS encoding DUF2306 domain-containing protein, translating into MRKLLFILNCILALMIGAYPLTYVFVDHKNTFLHTKAPELLADLVWKAAFFLHIIFAGLSLLIGWTQFGSKFRNKHLKLHRMLGKIYITSALIGSLSGIYLGFYANEGAAAALGFISLGLVWFIMTLTAFLAIRKGNIVAHQQLMIYSYACTFAAVTLRLWYPLLVKITDDNSISYITVAWLCWIPNIFVAYFINKKNKIAGESLLSDS; encoded by the coding sequence ATGAGAAAACTACTGTTTATCCTGAATTGTATTCTTGCGCTTATGATTGGTGCCTATCCTTTGACCTATGTTTTTGTAGATCATAAAAATACTTTCTTACACACCAAAGCGCCAGAGCTTCTTGCTGATTTAGTTTGGAAAGCTGCATTTTTCCTGCATATTATTTTCGCTGGTCTTTCATTACTGATCGGATGGACGCAATTCGGCAGCAAATTCCGAAATAAACATTTGAAACTACATAGAATGTTGGGGAAAATCTACATTACCTCTGCATTGATAGGTTCTCTTTCAGGAATCTATCTGGGATTTTATGCCAATGAAGGTGCTGCCGCGGCATTGGGATTCATATCTCTAGGATTGGTCTGGTTTATAATGACGCTTACAGCTTTTTTAGCAATTAGAAAAGGAAATATAGTAGCCCACCAACAGCTTATGATATACAGTTATGCCTGTACTTTTGCTGCCGTTACTTTGAGACTATGGTATCCACTTTTAGTAAAAATAACCGATGATAATTCAATTTCATACATTACTGTTGCCTGGCTCTGTTGGATTCCCAATATTTTTGTGGCTTATTTTATTAATAAAAAGAATAAAATTGCGGGTGAATCTCTTTTATCAGACAGTTAA
- a CDS encoding helix-turn-helix domain-containing protein — MNIFQFILNLMGFDVESFSSQLFYLAGILIAFFACFLLLGKPQKRLADYLLSAWFLLIGIHLICFLFIFSNSYIRFPYLLGLEIPLPLVHGPMLYLYISCLTGNYPKRKMWFLHLAPVLITYFFLIDFFLMSSHDKIEIYRHNGGSYKVLRTIISVIIALSGIFYVILSTLTIKKYQRQISNIFSNTEKINLNWGYYLIIGISTIWVAVIIKSEILIFSLVVLFVVLAAYFGISKVGILNPAVLDKKNDENLNTDEDVEYPKYQKNFAGDETIQRVYKKLNSMMNDQKLYKDPEINLNHIAKLLDVHPNVLSQTINSVENKNFYDYINRYRIEEFKRIVVLPENQKFTILTLAFECGFNSKTSFNRNFKKYTGCSPREFLKDQKLIS; from the coding sequence ATGAATATATTTCAGTTCATTTTAAATTTAATGGGTTTCGATGTAGAATCTTTTTCTTCCCAACTATTTTATTTAGCCGGAATTTTGATTGCTTTTTTTGCCTGTTTTCTATTATTGGGGAAGCCTCAGAAAAGATTGGCAGATTATCTTCTTTCGGCGTGGTTCCTGTTAATCGGGATCCATCTGATCTGTTTTTTATTTATATTTTCGAATTCATACATTAGATTTCCTTATCTCCTTGGATTAGAAATACCTTTGCCTTTGGTTCACGGTCCAATGCTATATTTGTATATCAGTTGTCTTACAGGAAATTATCCCAAAAGAAAAATGTGGTTTCTTCATCTTGCGCCTGTTTTGATTACTTACTTTTTCTTGATTGATTTTTTTCTGATGTCATCCCACGATAAGATTGAGATTTACCGACATAATGGAGGTTCTTACAAAGTATTGCGTACCATAATAAGCGTAATAATTGCTTTGTCAGGTATTTTTTATGTGATTTTGAGTACATTGACGATAAAAAAATATCAGAGACAGATATCAAATATTTTTTCCAACACCGAAAAAATCAATCTTAACTGGGGATATTACCTCATTATCGGGATATCGACGATCTGGGTGGCTGTTATCATAAAAAGTGAGATCCTTATTTTTTCCCTCGTTGTATTATTTGTAGTATTGGCCGCTTATTTTGGAATCAGTAAAGTTGGTATTTTGAATCCGGCTGTACTCGACAAGAAGAACGATGAGAATTTAAATACTGACGAGGATGTTGAATATCCAAAATACCAGAAAAATTTTGCAGGTGATGAAACGATACAACGCGTTTACAAAAAATTAAATTCTATGATGAATGATCAGAAGCTGTATAAAGATCCGGAAATCAATCTGAATCATATTGCAAAACTACTCGATGTTCATCCCAATGTATTGTCACAAACCATCAACTCTGTCGAAAATAAAAACTTCTACGATTACATCAACCGCTACCGCATCGAAGAATTTAAAAGAATCGTTGTATTACCAGAAAATCAAAAATTTACAATTCTGACATTGGCATTCGAATGCGGATTCAATTCCAAAACCTCATTCAATAGAAATTTTAAGAAATATACAGGCTGTTCACCTCGAGAATTTTTAAAAGATCAGAAGCTTATTTCCTGA